A stretch of the Epinephelus fuscoguttatus linkage group LG2, E.fuscoguttatus.final_Chr_v1 genome encodes the following:
- the LOC125905423 gene encoding uncharacterized protein LOC125905423 — MIEAFSDPQILTRPLEMRRILPDNSEEAGSGSGLLRDVFSAFYQDFYDSCTLGTTLKVPFIRHDFKADTWKAIGRIFLRGYQDCHYLPIKLAPPLIEEMLFGAVHSHLTEVFLQFTSCQEREVLMQALQDFSSVDPDDLLEVLNNYECRRRVSADTLPAILEEISHKELVQKPNFVIDCWRDITKPQMNLNYEELTKMYADLKPTTKKVSRLLKFQADMTAKQKEVEHHLRRYIRELDEAKLGKFPRFCTGSDLIVSDSIIIEFIVMSDFTRRPIGRTCGMFLELPECYENFPDFRAEFSEILDSNLGDGHCVTQYVALQP, encoded by the coding sequence ATGATTGAAGCATTTTCTGACCCTCAGATTCTGACCAGACCACTGGAAATGAGACGAATACTACCAGATAACTCTGAGGAAGCTGGTAGTGGGTCAGGGCTTCTCAGAGATGTCTTTAGTGCATTTTATCAGGATTTCTATGACAGCTGCACACTTGGGACAACATTGAAAGTACCCTTCATCAGACACGATTTCAAGGCTGACACCTGGAAAGCCATTGGCAGAATTTTCTTGAGAGGATACCAAGATTGCCACTATCTTCCTATTAAGCTTGCACCCCCTCTCATTGAGGAGATGTTATTTGGAGCAGTGCACAGTCACCTGACAGAAGTCTTTCTTCAGTTCACAAGCTGCCAAGAGAGAGAGGTCCTCATGCAAGCTTTACAAGACTTCTCTTCTGTTGACCCTGATGACCTTTTGGAAGTCCTCAACAACTACGAATGCAGAAGAAGAGTCTCAGCAGACACCCTTCCAGCAATTCTGGAAGAAATTTCCCACAAAGAACTTGTGCAAAAGCCAAACTTTGTAATTGATTGTTGGAGGGACATCACAAAACCACAGATGAATCTCAATTATGAAGAACTGACAAAGATGTATGCTGACCTTAAACCAACAACTAAGAAGGTGTCGAGGCTGCTGAAGTTCCAAGCAGATATGACAGCAAAGCAAAAAGAGGTCGAACATCATCTCAGACGGTATATTAGGGAACTGGATGAAGCAAAACTGGGGAAATTTCCAAGATTCTGCACAGGATCTGATTTGATTGTGTCAGACAGTATCATTATTGAGTTCATAGTAATGTCTGATTTCACAAGACGTCCAATTGGACGAACATGTGGAATGTTCCTGGAGCTACCTGAGTGCTATGAAAATTTCCCAGACTTTCGTGCTGAATTCAGTGAAATCCTTGACAGCAATCTGGGTGATGGACATTGTGTAACACAATATGTGGCCCTTCAACCATGA